One Streptomyces sp. P9-A2 DNA window includes the following coding sequences:
- a CDS encoding DUF6243 family protein gives MSKNINNPVGMGGGQRKKLSRTERQNNGPHRNLDRQGAADQKAELVRKMREKAGAAEGAGQMGDDTAQTGDDTAQS, from the coding sequence GTGAGCAAGAACATCAACAACCCCGTGGGCATGGGCGGGGGCCAGCGCAAGAAGCTGTCCCGCACCGAACGGCAGAACAACGGTCCGCACCGCAACCTCGACCGCCAGGGTGCCGCCGACCAGAAGGCAGAGCTGGTGCGCAAGATGCGCGAGAAGGCAGGCGCAGCCGAGGGCGCCGGACAGATGGGCGACGACACCGCGCAGACAGGCGATGACACCGCGCAGAGCTGA
- a CDS encoding PIG-L family deacetylase: MTDRPLTLMAVHAHPDDEATGTGGILARYAAEGIRTVLVTCTDGGCGDGTGGAKPGDPGHDPAAVALMRRQELEASCDVLKVSELEMLDYADSGMMGWPSNDAPGSFWRTPVEEGAARLAELMRHYRPDVVVTYDENGFYGHPDHIQAHRITMAALEMTTLTPKVYWTTMPRSGMQRFGEIMREFHEDMPEPDPAEAAAMAEIGLPDDEITTWVDTTAFSGQKFDALAAHASQGENIFFLKMGKERFGELMGTETFVRVKGATGAAVPENDLFAGLR; the protein is encoded by the coding sequence ATGACCGACCGGCCCTTGACGCTCATGGCAGTACACGCCCACCCCGACGACGAGGCCACCGGAACCGGAGGGATCCTCGCGCGGTACGCGGCGGAAGGCATCCGTACGGTTCTCGTGACGTGTACCGACGGCGGTTGCGGTGACGGAACGGGAGGCGCCAAGCCGGGCGATCCCGGGCACGATCCGGCGGCCGTCGCCTTGATGCGCCGTCAAGAACTCGAGGCGAGCTGTGACGTCCTGAAGGTCAGCGAGCTGGAGATGCTGGACTACGCCGACTCCGGGATGATGGGCTGGCCGAGCAACGACGCCCCCGGATCCTTCTGGCGGACCCCCGTCGAGGAAGGCGCCGCCCGGCTTGCGGAACTCATGCGGCACTACCGACCCGATGTGGTCGTCACCTACGACGAGAACGGCTTCTACGGCCACCCTGACCACATCCAGGCCCACCGCATCACGATGGCGGCGCTGGAGATGACCACGCTGACACCGAAGGTGTACTGGACCACGATGCCCCGCTCGGGGATGCAGCGGTTCGGCGAAATCATGCGCGAGTTTCATGAGGACATGCCGGAGCCGGATCCTGCCGAGGCCGCCGCGATGGCCGAGATCGGCCTCCCCGACGATGAGATCACCACGTGGGTGGACACCACCGCGTTCAGCGGTCAGAAGTTCGATGCGCTGGCCGCGCACGCCAGTCAGGGCGAGAACATCTTCTTCCTCAAGATGGGCAAGGAGAGGTTCGGCGAGTTGATGGGCACGGAGACCTTCGTACGTGTCAAGGGCGCCACCGGCGCGGCCGTACCCGAGAACGATCTCTTCGCCGGACTGCGCTGA
- a CDS encoding beta-L-arabinofuranosidase domain-containing protein, giving the protein MTSSLNRRRLLQIAGATAAASATGPLLGAVPAHAAVVPPVRADIGALAHPFALGQVRLTASRWLDNQNRTAAYLRFVDVDRLLYNFRANHRLSTAGAAATGGWEAPDFPFRSHSQGHFLTAWAQLYAAAGDTVCRDKATYMVAELAKCQANNGAAGFTAGYLSGYPEADFTALEARTLNNGNVPYYTIHKTLTGLLDVWRHLGSTQARDVLLALAGWVDTRTGRLTAAQTQAMLGTEFGGMNTVLTDLYQQTGDARWLTVARRFDHAAVFDPLAAGQDRLDGLHANTQVPKWIGAAREYKATGTTRYRDIATNAWNICVGTHTYAIGGNSQAEHFHAPNAIAAYLRQDTCESCNTVNMLTLTRELFALDPNRAALFDFYEQAWLNHMTGQQNPADPHGHVTYFTPLNPGGRRGVGPAWGGGTWSTDYTSFWCCQGTGLEIHTRLMDSIYYHAGTTLTVNLFVPSVLTWTERGITVTQTTSYPVSDTTTLRVTGSAAGTWTMRIRIPGWTTGATIAVNGVTQNVTTTPGGYAALTRAWTPGDTVTVRLPMRVVMRPANDNPNVAAITYGPVVLSGNYGNTTLSALPSLDTSSIRRTGTSTLAFTATAAGATVNLGPFHDAHGHNYTVYWNTGTVPEVRLVNAAGGLVLGIQDMSTADGGRALQWNDSGTADHNWEMLTDGSAFRFRNVHSGKVLGVQDMSTADGAAVLQWADNGTADHRWTLLDQNDGTYKIRNEHSGKLLAIAGNSTAVGAFAVQDSDDGTADNRWRVVRN; this is encoded by the coding sequence ATGACCTCCTCCCTCAACAGACGCCGCCTCCTCCAGATCGCCGGAGCCACGGCCGCCGCCTCCGCCACCGGCCCCCTCCTCGGCGCCGTTCCCGCCCACGCTGCGGTGGTCCCGCCCGTCCGGGCGGACATCGGGGCCCTGGCCCACCCCTTCGCGCTCGGCCAGGTCCGGCTGACCGCGAGCCGCTGGCTCGACAACCAGAACCGCACCGCCGCCTACCTGCGGTTCGTGGACGTCGACCGGCTGCTGTACAACTTCCGCGCCAACCACCGCCTCTCCACGGCCGGCGCCGCCGCGACCGGCGGCTGGGAGGCGCCGGACTTCCCCTTCCGCAGCCACAGTCAGGGCCACTTCCTCACGGCCTGGGCGCAGTTGTACGCCGCGGCCGGGGACACCGTCTGCCGGGACAAGGCCACGTACATGGTCGCGGAGCTGGCCAAGTGCCAGGCCAACAACGGCGCCGCCGGATTCACCGCCGGGTACCTGTCCGGCTACCCCGAGGCCGACTTCACCGCCCTCGAAGCCCGCACCCTCAACAACGGCAACGTGCCCTACTACACGATCCACAAGACCCTCACCGGTCTGCTCGACGTGTGGCGCCACCTCGGCAGTACCCAGGCCCGCGACGTCCTGCTGGCGCTGGCCGGATGGGTCGACACCCGCACCGGCCGGCTGACCGCGGCACAGACACAGGCCATGCTGGGCACCGAGTTCGGCGGCATGAACACCGTGCTCACCGACCTGTACCAGCAGACCGGCGACGCGCGCTGGCTCACCGTCGCCCGCCGCTTCGACCACGCCGCCGTCTTCGACCCCCTGGCCGCCGGCCAGGACCGGCTCGACGGCCTGCACGCCAACACCCAGGTACCGAAGTGGATCGGCGCGGCGCGGGAGTACAAGGCCACCGGCACCACCCGCTACCGCGACATCGCCACCAACGCCTGGAACATCTGCGTGGGCACCCACACCTACGCCATCGGCGGCAACAGCCAGGCCGAGCACTTCCACGCCCCGAACGCCATCGCCGCGTACCTGCGCCAGGACACCTGCGAGAGCTGCAACACCGTCAACATGCTCACCCTCACCCGCGAACTGTTCGCCCTGGACCCGAACCGGGCCGCGCTCTTCGACTTCTACGAACAGGCGTGGCTCAACCACATGACCGGCCAGCAGAACCCGGCCGACCCCCACGGCCACGTCACCTACTTCACCCCCCTCAACCCCGGCGGCCGGCGCGGTGTCGGCCCGGCCTGGGGAGGCGGCACCTGGAGCACCGACTACACCAGCTTCTGGTGCTGCCAGGGCACCGGCCTGGAGATACACACCCGGCTGATGGACTCCATCTACTACCACGCCGGCACCACCCTGACGGTGAACCTGTTCGTCCCCTCGGTCCTCACCTGGACCGAACGCGGCATCACCGTCACCCAGACCACCTCCTACCCGGTGAGCGACACCACGACCCTGCGCGTCACCGGCAGCGCGGCCGGCACCTGGACGATGCGCATCCGCATCCCCGGCTGGACCACCGGCGCCACCATCGCCGTCAACGGCGTCACCCAGAACGTCACCACCACACCCGGCGGCTACGCCGCCCTCACCCGCGCCTGGACCCCCGGCGACACGGTCACCGTCCGCCTGCCCATGCGGGTCGTCATGCGGCCGGCCAACGACAACCCGAACGTCGCCGCGATCACCTACGGCCCGGTCGTCCTGTCCGGCAACTACGGCAACACGACGCTCAGCGCCCTGCCCTCCCTGGACACCTCCTCGATCAGGCGGACCGGCACCAGCACACTCGCCTTCACCGCCACCGCGGCCGGCGCCACCGTGAACCTGGGCCCCTTCCACGACGCCCACGGCCACAACTACACCGTCTACTGGAACACCGGAACCGTCCCCGAGGTCCGCCTCGTCAACGCGGCCGGCGGCCTGGTCCTCGGCATCCAGGACATGTCCACCGCCGACGGCGGCCGGGCCCTGCAATGGAACGACTCCGGCACCGCCGACCACAACTGGGAGATGCTCACCGACGGCAGCGCCTTCCGCTTCCGCAACGTCCACAGCGGCAAGGTCCTCGGTGTCCAGGACATGTCCACCGCCGACGGCGCGGCCGTCCTGCAGTGGGCCGACAACGGCACCGCCGACCACCGCTGGACCCTGCTCGACCAGAACGACGGAACATACAAGATCCGCAACGAACACAGCGGCAAACTCCTCGCCATCGCGGGCAACTCCACCGCCGTCGGCGCCTTCGCCGTCCAGGACTCCGACGACGGCACGGCCGACAACCGGTGGCGCGTCGTACGCAACTAG